A stretch of the Notamacropus eugenii isolate mMacEug1 chromosome 2, mMacEug1.pri_v2, whole genome shotgun sequence genome encodes the following:
- the SLC27A3 gene encoding long-chain fatty acid transport protein 3 isoform X3, whose amino-acid sequence MAALLLLPLLLLLPLLVLKSLRWPWLRWLMADLAFTVRAVRCKRALQAKAAAAAAADPRGPEGGCSLAWRLSQLSRECPGRTFLIHRGRHYSYAQAERESNRVARAFLRVRDWQEDPNLDGGDGMGAAEKGARSASGALGNTRREAGHAPSQGGNAASLEPGAVVALLLPATPEFLWLWFGLAKAGLQAAFVPTALRRGPLLHCLRSCGARALVVAPEFLESLEPDLSDLKDLQLKLWTAGPGQHPEGFRDLLAQAATEGEGPLPGYLSAPGNILDTCLYIFTSGTTGLPKAARISHLKVLQCQGFYQLCGVHQNDVIYLTLPLYHMAGSLLSIVGCLGIGATVVLKTKFSASQFWEDCREHGVTVFQYIGELCRYLVNQPPSEGERNHGVRLAVGSGLRPDIWNRFVQRFGPLQVLETYGLTEGNVATFNYVGYPGAVGRSSWLYKLFSPFSLIRYDVASGEPVRDDQGLCVPVPTGEAGLMVAPVNQGAPFLGYAGSPELAQGKLLQDVFCPGDVFFNTGDLLVCDAHGFLYFHDRTGDTFRWKGENVATTEVAKVLGALDFLQDVNVYGVTVPGQEGRAGMAALVLRPPHSLNLDRLYAHVAEFLPPYAQPRFLRIQESLDTTGTFKQQKVRLAGEGFNPSTVHMPLYVLDQTAGAYVPLTTAWYDALLAGQVRI is encoded by the exons ATGGCCGCCCTTCTCCTGCTTcccctgctgctactgctgccgcTCCTTGTGCTGAAGTCGCTCCGGTGGCCCTGGCTCCGTTGGCTTATGGCAGATTTGGCTTTTACCGTGCGCGCCGTGAGATGCAAGCGGGCCCTGCAAGCCAAAGCAGCCGCCGCAGCTGCAGCGGACCCGAGGGGCCCCGAGGGCGGCTGCAGCCTGGCCTGGCGCCTCTCGCAGCTGAGCCGGGAGTGTCCCGGCCGCACCTTCCTCATCCACCGCGGCAGGCACTACAGTTACGCGCAGGCGGAGCGCGAGAGTAACCGAGTTGCGCGTGCCTTTCTGCGCGTGAGGGACTGGCAAGAGGACCCTAACCTGGACGGAGGGGACGGGATGGGGGCCGCTGAGAAAGGTGCAAGGTCCGCCAGCGGCGCCCTAGGGAACACGAGGAGAGAAGCCGGCCATGCTCCGAGCCAAGGAGGGAATGCGGCCTCCCTGGAGCCTGGGGCGGTAGTGGCTTTGCTCCTCCCTGCCACCCCGGAGTTCTTGTGGCTCTGGTTCGGACTCGCTAAAGCGGGGCTGCAGGCTGCCTTTGTGCCCACCGCCCTTCGCCGGGGCCCCCTCCTGCACTGTCTCCGGAGCTGTGGCGCTCGCGCCCTAGTTGTGGCGCCAG AGTTCCTGGAATCCCTGGAGCCTGACCTGTCCGATCTAAAAGACTTGCAGCTAAAATTATGGACTGCAGGCCCTGGACAGCACCCTGAGGGCTTCCGAGATCTTCTAGCCCAGGCGGCCACCGAAGGGGAAGGGCCTCTGCCTGGGTACTTGTCAGCCCCCGGAAACATTCTGGACACCTGTCTGTACATCTTCACCTCTGGAACTACCG GGCTCCCCAAGGCTGCACGAATCAGCCACCTGAAGGTGCTGCAGTGCCAGGGGTTCTACCAGCTATGTGGTGTCCACCAAAACGATGTGATCTACCTCACCCTCCCACTCTACCATATGGCAGGCTCTCTGCTGAGCATTGTTGGCTGCTTGGGCATTG GGGCCACTGTGGTGCTGAAAACCAAGTTCTCTGCTAGCCAGTTCTGGGAGGACTGTCGGGAGCATGGAGTGACAGTATTCCAGTACATTGGAGAGTTGTGTCGATACCTCGTCAACCAACCGCCG AGTGAGGGAGAACGTAACCATGGGGTACGTCTGGCAGTGGGCAGTGGACTGCGACCAGACATCTGGAACCGTTTTGTGCAGCGATTTGGGCCCCTACAGGTACTGGAGACCTATGGTCTAACAGAGGGCAATGTAGCCACGTTCAACTACGTTGGATACCCAGGTGCCGTGGGGAGGTCATCCTGGCTCTACAAG CTATTTTCACCCTTCTCCTTGATTCGATATGATGTGGCTTCAGGGGAGCCAGTACGGGATGACCAGGGGCTCTGTGTCCCTGTGCCTACTG GTGAGGCAGGGCTGATGGTGGCTCCAGTGAACCAGGGAGCCCCATTTCTAGGATATGCAGGGAGCCCTGAGCTGGCACAGGGGAAGCTGTTGCAGGATGTCTTCTGTCCTGGTGATGTTTTCTTTAACACGGGGGATTTGCTGGTCTGTGATGCCCATGGCTTCCTATACTTCCATGACCGCACTGGGGACACTTTCAG GTGGAAGGGGGAGAATGTGGCCACAACTGAAGTGGCTAAGGTCCTAGGAGCACTAGATTTTCTTCAGGACGTGAATGTCTATGGAGTCACTGTCCCAG GGCAGGAAGGAAGAGCAGGTATGGCAGCCTTGGTTCTACGACCACCCCACTCCTTGAACCTTGACAGACTCTATGCCCATGTAGCTGAGTTTCTGCCACCCTATGCTCAGCCTCGATTCCTTCGGATTCAG GAGTCTTTGGACACCACAGGAACCTTCAAACAGCAGAAGGTTCGGCTGGCAGGCGAGGGCTTCAACCCAAGCACAGTGCATATGCCACTGTATGTACTGGACCAGACAGCAGGTGCCTATGTGCCCCTCACAACTGCCTGGTATGATGCCCTCTTGGCTGGACAAGTTCGTATCTGA
- the SLC27A3 gene encoding long-chain fatty acid transport protein 3 isoform X2, translating to MAALLLLPLLLLLPLLVLKSLRWPWLRWLMADLAFTVRAVRCKRALQAKAAAAAAADPRGPEGGCSLAWRLSQLSRECPGRTFLIHRGRHYSYAQAERESNRVARAFLRVRDWQEDPNLDGGDGMGAAEKGARSASGALGNTRREAGHAPSQGGNAASLEPGAVVALLLPATPEFLWLWFGLAKAGLQAAFVPTALRRGPLLHCLRSCGARALVVAPGERGEFLESLEPDLSDLKDLQLKLWTAGPGQHPEGFRDLLAQAATEGEGPLPGYLSAPGNILDTCLYIFTSGTTGLPKAARISHLKVLQCQGFYQLCGVHQNDVIYLTLPLYHMAGSLLSIVGCLGIGATVVLKTKFSASQFWEDCREHGVTVFQYIGELCRYLVNQPPSEGERNHGVRLAVGSGLRPDIWNRFVQRFGPLQVLETYGLTEGNVATFNYVGYPGAVGRSSWLYKLFSPFSLIRYDVASGEPVRDDQGLCVPVPTGEAGLMVAPVNQGAPFLGYAGSPELAQGKLLQDVFCPGDVFFNTGDLLVCDAHGFLYFHDRTGDTFRWKGENVATTEVAKVLGALDFLQDVNVYGVTVPGQEGRAGMAALVLRPPHSLNLDRLYAHVAEFLPPYAQPRFLRIQESLDTTGTFKQQKVRLAGEGFNPSTVHMPLYVLDQTAGAYVPLTTACVIEFKCRLNL from the exons ATGGCCGCCCTTCTCCTGCTTcccctgctgctactgctgccgcTCCTTGTGCTGAAGTCGCTCCGGTGGCCCTGGCTCCGTTGGCTTATGGCAGATTTGGCTTTTACCGTGCGCGCCGTGAGATGCAAGCGGGCCCTGCAAGCCAAAGCAGCCGCCGCAGCTGCAGCGGACCCGAGGGGCCCCGAGGGCGGCTGCAGCCTGGCCTGGCGCCTCTCGCAGCTGAGCCGGGAGTGTCCCGGCCGCACCTTCCTCATCCACCGCGGCAGGCACTACAGTTACGCGCAGGCGGAGCGCGAGAGTAACCGAGTTGCGCGTGCCTTTCTGCGCGTGAGGGACTGGCAAGAGGACCCTAACCTGGACGGAGGGGACGGGATGGGGGCCGCTGAGAAAGGTGCAAGGTCCGCCAGCGGCGCCCTAGGGAACACGAGGAGAGAAGCCGGCCATGCTCCGAGCCAAGGAGGGAATGCGGCCTCCCTGGAGCCTGGGGCGGTAGTGGCTTTGCTCCTCCCTGCCACCCCGGAGTTCTTGTGGCTCTGGTTCGGACTCGCTAAAGCGGGGCTGCAGGCTGCCTTTGTGCCCACCGCCCTTCGCCGGGGCCCCCTCCTGCACTGTCTCCGGAGCTGTGGCGCTCGCGCCCTAGTTGTGGCGCCAGGTGAGCGTGGTG AGTTCCTGGAATCCCTGGAGCCTGACCTGTCCGATCTAAAAGACTTGCAGCTAAAATTATGGACTGCAGGCCCTGGACAGCACCCTGAGGGCTTCCGAGATCTTCTAGCCCAGGCGGCCACCGAAGGGGAAGGGCCTCTGCCTGGGTACTTGTCAGCCCCCGGAAACATTCTGGACACCTGTCTGTACATCTTCACCTCTGGAACTACCG GGCTCCCCAAGGCTGCACGAATCAGCCACCTGAAGGTGCTGCAGTGCCAGGGGTTCTACCAGCTATGTGGTGTCCACCAAAACGATGTGATCTACCTCACCCTCCCACTCTACCATATGGCAGGCTCTCTGCTGAGCATTGTTGGCTGCTTGGGCATTG GGGCCACTGTGGTGCTGAAAACCAAGTTCTCTGCTAGCCAGTTCTGGGAGGACTGTCGGGAGCATGGAGTGACAGTATTCCAGTACATTGGAGAGTTGTGTCGATACCTCGTCAACCAACCGCCG AGTGAGGGAGAACGTAACCATGGGGTACGTCTGGCAGTGGGCAGTGGACTGCGACCAGACATCTGGAACCGTTTTGTGCAGCGATTTGGGCCCCTACAGGTACTGGAGACCTATGGTCTAACAGAGGGCAATGTAGCCACGTTCAACTACGTTGGATACCCAGGTGCCGTGGGGAGGTCATCCTGGCTCTACAAG CTATTTTCACCCTTCTCCTTGATTCGATATGATGTGGCTTCAGGGGAGCCAGTACGGGATGACCAGGGGCTCTGTGTCCCTGTGCCTACTG GTGAGGCAGGGCTGATGGTGGCTCCAGTGAACCAGGGAGCCCCATTTCTAGGATATGCAGGGAGCCCTGAGCTGGCACAGGGGAAGCTGTTGCAGGATGTCTTCTGTCCTGGTGATGTTTTCTTTAACACGGGGGATTTGCTGGTCTGTGATGCCCATGGCTTCCTATACTTCCATGACCGCACTGGGGACACTTTCAG GTGGAAGGGGGAGAATGTGGCCACAACTGAAGTGGCTAAGGTCCTAGGAGCACTAGATTTTCTTCAGGACGTGAATGTCTATGGAGTCACTGTCCCAG GGCAGGAAGGAAGAGCAGGTATGGCAGCCTTGGTTCTACGACCACCCCACTCCTTGAACCTTGACAGACTCTATGCCCATGTAGCTGAGTTTCTGCCACCCTATGCTCAGCCTCGATTCCTTCGGATTCAG GAGTCTTTGGACACCACAGGAACCTTCAAACAGCAGAAGGTTCGGCTGGCAGGCGAGGGCTTCAACCCAAGCACAGTGCATATGCCACTGTATGTACTGGACCAGACAGCAGGTGCCTATGTGCCCCTCACAACTGCCTG TGTTATAGAATTTAAATGCAGACTGAACCTTTAG
- the SLC27A3 gene encoding long-chain fatty acid transport protein 3 isoform X1: protein MAALLLLPLLLLLPLLVLKSLRWPWLRWLMADLAFTVRAVRCKRALQAKAAAAAAADPRGPEGGCSLAWRLSQLSRECPGRTFLIHRGRHYSYAQAERESNRVARAFLRVRDWQEDPNLDGGDGMGAAEKGARSASGALGNTRREAGHAPSQGGNAASLEPGAVVALLLPATPEFLWLWFGLAKAGLQAAFVPTALRRGPLLHCLRSCGARALVVAPGERGEFLESLEPDLSDLKDLQLKLWTAGPGQHPEGFRDLLAQAATEGEGPLPGYLSAPGNILDTCLYIFTSGTTGLPKAARISHLKVLQCQGFYQLCGVHQNDVIYLTLPLYHMAGSLLSIVGCLGIGATVVLKTKFSASQFWEDCREHGVTVFQYIGELCRYLVNQPPSEGERNHGVRLAVGSGLRPDIWNRFVQRFGPLQVLETYGLTEGNVATFNYVGYPGAVGRSSWLYKLFSPFSLIRYDVASGEPVRDDQGLCVPVPTGEAGLMVAPVNQGAPFLGYAGSPELAQGKLLQDVFCPGDVFFNTGDLLVCDAHGFLYFHDRTGDTFRWKGENVATTEVAKVLGALDFLQDVNVYGVTVPGQEGRAGMAALVLRPPHSLNLDRLYAHVAEFLPPYAQPRFLRIQESLDTTGTFKQQKVRLAGEGFNPSTVHMPLYVLDQTAGAYVPLTTAWYDALLAGQVRI from the exons ATGGCCGCCCTTCTCCTGCTTcccctgctgctactgctgccgcTCCTTGTGCTGAAGTCGCTCCGGTGGCCCTGGCTCCGTTGGCTTATGGCAGATTTGGCTTTTACCGTGCGCGCCGTGAGATGCAAGCGGGCCCTGCAAGCCAAAGCAGCCGCCGCAGCTGCAGCGGACCCGAGGGGCCCCGAGGGCGGCTGCAGCCTGGCCTGGCGCCTCTCGCAGCTGAGCCGGGAGTGTCCCGGCCGCACCTTCCTCATCCACCGCGGCAGGCACTACAGTTACGCGCAGGCGGAGCGCGAGAGTAACCGAGTTGCGCGTGCCTTTCTGCGCGTGAGGGACTGGCAAGAGGACCCTAACCTGGACGGAGGGGACGGGATGGGGGCCGCTGAGAAAGGTGCAAGGTCCGCCAGCGGCGCCCTAGGGAACACGAGGAGAGAAGCCGGCCATGCTCCGAGCCAAGGAGGGAATGCGGCCTCCCTGGAGCCTGGGGCGGTAGTGGCTTTGCTCCTCCCTGCCACCCCGGAGTTCTTGTGGCTCTGGTTCGGACTCGCTAAAGCGGGGCTGCAGGCTGCCTTTGTGCCCACCGCCCTTCGCCGGGGCCCCCTCCTGCACTGTCTCCGGAGCTGTGGCGCTCGCGCCCTAGTTGTGGCGCCAGGTGAGCGTGGTG AGTTCCTGGAATCCCTGGAGCCTGACCTGTCCGATCTAAAAGACTTGCAGCTAAAATTATGGACTGCAGGCCCTGGACAGCACCCTGAGGGCTTCCGAGATCTTCTAGCCCAGGCGGCCACCGAAGGGGAAGGGCCTCTGCCTGGGTACTTGTCAGCCCCCGGAAACATTCTGGACACCTGTCTGTACATCTTCACCTCTGGAACTACCG GGCTCCCCAAGGCTGCACGAATCAGCCACCTGAAGGTGCTGCAGTGCCAGGGGTTCTACCAGCTATGTGGTGTCCACCAAAACGATGTGATCTACCTCACCCTCCCACTCTACCATATGGCAGGCTCTCTGCTGAGCATTGTTGGCTGCTTGGGCATTG GGGCCACTGTGGTGCTGAAAACCAAGTTCTCTGCTAGCCAGTTCTGGGAGGACTGTCGGGAGCATGGAGTGACAGTATTCCAGTACATTGGAGAGTTGTGTCGATACCTCGTCAACCAACCGCCG AGTGAGGGAGAACGTAACCATGGGGTACGTCTGGCAGTGGGCAGTGGACTGCGACCAGACATCTGGAACCGTTTTGTGCAGCGATTTGGGCCCCTACAGGTACTGGAGACCTATGGTCTAACAGAGGGCAATGTAGCCACGTTCAACTACGTTGGATACCCAGGTGCCGTGGGGAGGTCATCCTGGCTCTACAAG CTATTTTCACCCTTCTCCTTGATTCGATATGATGTGGCTTCAGGGGAGCCAGTACGGGATGACCAGGGGCTCTGTGTCCCTGTGCCTACTG GTGAGGCAGGGCTGATGGTGGCTCCAGTGAACCAGGGAGCCCCATTTCTAGGATATGCAGGGAGCCCTGAGCTGGCACAGGGGAAGCTGTTGCAGGATGTCTTCTGTCCTGGTGATGTTTTCTTTAACACGGGGGATTTGCTGGTCTGTGATGCCCATGGCTTCCTATACTTCCATGACCGCACTGGGGACACTTTCAG GTGGAAGGGGGAGAATGTGGCCACAACTGAAGTGGCTAAGGTCCTAGGAGCACTAGATTTTCTTCAGGACGTGAATGTCTATGGAGTCACTGTCCCAG GGCAGGAAGGAAGAGCAGGTATGGCAGCCTTGGTTCTACGACCACCCCACTCCTTGAACCTTGACAGACTCTATGCCCATGTAGCTGAGTTTCTGCCACCCTATGCTCAGCCTCGATTCCTTCGGATTCAG GAGTCTTTGGACACCACAGGAACCTTCAAACAGCAGAAGGTTCGGCTGGCAGGCGAGGGCTTCAACCCAAGCACAGTGCATATGCCACTGTATGTACTGGACCAGACAGCAGGTGCCTATGTGCCCCTCACAACTGCCTGGTATGATGCCCTCTTGGCTGGACAAGTTCGTATCTGA
- the LOC140528841 gene encoding immunoglobulin superfamily DCC subclass member 3-like: protein MPDGSLYLGGFPNHHAPQGSSLLSARVHEYNCVAQNRYGRLVSRRARVQLASLSRFHQHPESMVVEQGGVARFQCLIQGVPEPIISWEHNRTALSHTSHRFTLLPTGILQITSVGQSDVGTYRCVARNIASTRYSQEAQLALSVSPPRLLQEPEILSGPQNLTLTVHQTAVLECIATGHPRPLVSWSRLDGRSIGVEGIQVLGTGNLMISDVSVQHSGVYVCAANRPGTRVRRTAQGVLLVQAPPEFVQWPQSVSKPRGSSAIFTCVAHGVPEPRLIWLKNGKILSPGDNVKLTHNNSTLMLTGITAEDEAIYQCVAENSAGSNQASARLAVTGAPEPPLVPQGLQASALSASTVRVSWEPPSTDDNPSIIGYVLHLQPEGEPPGRELQEAVSKGTFEHVFTNLDPATTYSIRLRAYSAEGASHDSPPVHITTMGSAPAAPSFYTKVLNATSVQVSWDLPPQPGLIQGFKLFHRKLPAAHFEGPLLLASSASSFLYTDLEPAALYEIKLQAFNGNGDGNSTTRFVSLQDALTANTDPKAGCPCRQDRETPFMGNTPLPGVFVGIHVGFAALIICLLCLLLGWRHSFLCRKGSGEHWTVPPSSADRASLGHLESGGKPGERIELISQVTVEQQSSA from the exons ATGCCAGATGGATCACTGTACCTTGGGGGTTTTCCCAACCACCATGCCCCTCAAGGGTCATCCCTACTTTCTGCCAGAGTCCATGAGTACAACTGTGTGGCTCAAAACCGCTATGGACGGTTGGTGAGCCGGAGGGCACGGGTGCAGCTGGCAA GTCTATCTCGATTTCACCAACACCCTGAGTCCATGGTGGTAGAGCAGGGAGGTGTTGCCCGTTTCCAGTGCCTGATCCAAGGGGTACCTGAGCCAATTATCTCCTGGGAACACAACCGCACTGCATTGAGCCATACTAGTCACAG ATTCACCTTATTACCTACGGGCATTCTGCAGATCACAAGTGTTGGGCAGTCTGATGTAGGGACCTACAGATGTGTGGCACGCAATATAGCTAGTACTCGATACAGCCAGGAGGCCCAACTTGCACTGAGTG TGTCTCCTCCACGGCTGCTTCAGGAACCAGAGATTTTATCCGGGCCTCAAAACCTGACGCTCACTGTACACCAGACTGCAGTGCTGGAGTGTATTGCTACTGGCCATCCACGACCCCTGGTCTCCTGGAGTCGCCTGG ATGGTCGCTCCATTGGGGTGGAAGGAATCCAGGTCCTTGGGACTGGGAACCTGATGATCTCAGATGTGTCTGTCCAACACTCTGGAGTATATGTCTGTGCTGCAAACCGGCCGGGCACCAGGGTCCGGCGAACAGCCCAGGGGGTCCTTCTGGTGCAGG CCCCTCCAGAGTTTGTCCAGTGGCCACAGTCGGTGTCAAAGCCCCGTGGCAGCAGTGCTATCTTCACATGTGTGGCCCATGGAGTTCCTGAACCCCGGCTGATCTGGCTGAAGAATGGGAAGATCCTGAGCCCTGGAGATAATGTCAAGCTCACCCACAACAACAG cACCCTGATGTTGACTGGTATCACAGCAGAGGATGAGGCCATTTATCAATGTGTGGCAGAGAACAGTGCAGGCTCTAACCAGGCCAGTGCCCGTCTGGCTGTAACTGGAGCCCCAGAGCCACCTCTGGTTCCCCAAGGCCTGCAGGCTTCTGCCCTCTCTGCCTCCACTGTTCGAGTCTCCTGGGAACCTCCTTCAACTGATGACAACCCCAGTATTATTGGCTATGTGCTACATCTCCAGCCAGAGGGAG AGCCACCTGGCAGGGAACTGCAGGAGGCGGTGAGCAAAGGGACCTTTGAACATGTTTTCACCAACTTGGATCCAGCAACTACCTATTCCATCCGTCTCCGGGCGTATTCTGCTGAGGGGGCTAGCCATGACTCCCCTCCTGTACATATCACTACCATGGGCAGTG CTCCTGCAGCCCCCAGCTTCTACACCAAAGTGCTCAATGCCACCTCAGTTCAGGTGTCCTGGGATCTGCCTCCCCAGCCTGGTCTCATCCAAGGCTTCAAGCTCTTCCACAGAAAACTGCCAGCTGCCCATTTTGAGGGACCACTCCTTTTAGCCAGCAGTGCCAGCTCTTTCCTCTACACTGACCTGG AGCCTGCTGCCCTGTATGAGATTAAGCTTCAGGCCTTCAACGGAAACGGGGATGGAAACAGCACAACCCGTTTTGTCTCATTGCAAGATGCCTTGACAGCAAACACAG ATCCCAAGGCTGGATGCCCCTGCCGTCAGGATAGGGAAACCCCATTCATGGGGAACACCCCTCTGCCAGGGGTGTTTGTGGGCATCCACGTGGGCTTTGCTGCTCTCATCATCtgtctcctctgcctcctcctggGCTGGCGCCATAG tttcctctgtaGGAAAGGTTCTGGGGAGCACTGGACAGTACCCCCAAGCTCTGCTGACAGGGCCTCACTAGGCCACCTGGAGAGTGGAGGAAAACCTGGAGAGAGGATTGAACTCATTTCCCAG GTCACCGTGGAGCAACAATCTTCAGCCTAG